Proteins co-encoded in one Deltaproteobacteria bacterium genomic window:
- a CDS encoding GatB/YqeY domain-containing protein, producing the protein MSLMPTIEENFKKALKSQDKIRTSALRMLRAALKNKEVERRGKLEDQEILSVINGLIRQGKEAIEQFEKGGRTDLAEKEKAEVAIYSAFLPDQATPEEIEESINQIILEIKPSGIKDMGKVMKSVMARLAGRAEGQTIQAIVRQKLSSV; encoded by the coding sequence ATGAGCTTGATGCCGACCATTGAGGAAAATTTTAAGAAGGCCTTAAAGTCTCAAGATAAAATAAGGACTTCAGCTCTGCGGATGTTACGGGCGGCCTTGAAAAATAAAGAGGTGGAACGGCGCGGGAAATTGGAGGATCAGGAAATCCTTTCCGTAATTAACGGATTGATACGGCAAGGAAAAGAAGCCATCGAACAGTTCGAAAAAGGCGGGCGCACGGATCTGGCGGAAAAAGAAAAGGCCGAAGTGGCTATATATTCTGCTTTTTTGCCGGATCAGGCCACTCCGGAAGAGATTGAGGAAAGTATCAATCAGATCATCCTGGAGATAAAGCCCTCCGGGATAAAAGATATGGGTAAGGTGATGAAATCGGTCATGGCTCGGCTGGCCGGTCGAGCAGAAGGTCAAACGATTCAGGCCATTGTCAGACAAAAACTTTCCTCCGTTTAG